The Campylobacter sp. CNRCH_2014_0184h genome has a window encoding:
- the putP gene encoding sodium/proline symporter PutP, with translation MEVVQINTQIAIMFVAYSALMLFIGFYFYKQNKNSEDYFLGGRSMGPVVSALSAGASDMSGWLLMGLPGALYVSGLAESYIAIGLSIGAFLNWAFIAKRLRIYTSVIANSITIPDYFETRFDDDKHILRVVCAIVILIFFTFYVSSGLVGGAKLFEATFGIQYDYALTTGTVIIVAYTFLGGYKAVCWTDLIQGLLMMSALIIVPIVMIYHLGGFSEAVNIVKEIKPNTFSMGEGLSFLGIVSALSWGLGYFGQPHILVRFMSIRSTKDIPTATFVGISWMVISLIGACLIGVLGIAYVSKFELSLQDPEKIFIVMSQLLFNPWIAGILLSAILAAIMSTASSQLLVSSSTIAEDFYKRIFNKEASNKMVMTLGRFGVLAVAVIAFVISTDKNSSVLSIVAYAWAGFGASFGSVMLFSLFWSKMTRYAAIAGMITGAVVVVAYKNFLAEWLNFPIYEIIPGFLAASIVIVLVSLVTKVRPGTKAAYETMLKHL, from the coding sequence ATGGAGGTTGTTCAAATTAATACTCAAATTGCGATAATGTTTGTCGCTTATTCAGCATTAATGCTTTTTATCGGATTTTATTTTTATAAACAAAATAAAAATTCAGAGGACTATTTTTTAGGTGGTCGTTCTATGGGGCCGGTAGTTTCAGCACTTAGTGCTGGAGCTTCTGATATGAGTGGATGGCTTTTAATGGGTTTGCCAGGAGCTTTATATGTAAGTGGCTTAGCTGAAAGTTATATTGCAATAGGTCTTAGTATAGGAGCGTTTTTAAACTGGGCCTTTATAGCAAAAAGACTTAGAATTTATACTAGCGTGATTGCAAATTCTATTACCATTCCAGATTATTTTGAGACAAGGTTTGATGATGATAAGCATATATTAAGAGTGGTTTGTGCTATTGTTATTTTAATTTTCTTTACTTTTTATGTTTCTTCAGGACTTGTAGGTGGAGCAAAACTTTTTGAAGCAACTTTTGGAATTCAATATGATTATGCTTTAACCACAGGAACTGTGATTATAGTTGCTTATACATTTTTGGGTGGATATAAGGCAGTTTGTTGGACGGATTTGATTCAGGGTTTATTAATGATGAGTGCCTTGATTATCGTGCCTATAGTGATGATTTATCATTTGGGTGGCTTTAGTGAAGCTGTTAATATAGTCAAAGAAATTAAGCCAAATACTTTTTCTATGGGAGAAGGATTAAGCTTTTTAGGCATAGTTTCAGCGCTTTCTTGGGGGCTTGGATATTTTGGTCAGCCACATATTTTGGTGCGTTTTATGTCTATACGCTCAACTAAAGACATCCCAACTGCTACTTTTGTAGGAATTTCTTGGATGGTTATATCTTTAATTGGTGCTTGTTTGATAGGTGTTTTAGGTATAGCTTATGTGAGTAAATTTGAACTTAGTTTACAAGATCCTGAAAAGATTTTTATCGTAATGTCACAATTACTTTTTAATCCTTGGATAGCAGGTATTTTATTAAGCGCTATTTTGGCAGCTATTATGAGTACAGCAAGTTCACAATTGCTTGTTTCAAGTTCGACTATAGCAGAAGATTTTTATAAAAGAATTTTCAATAAAGAAGCGTCTAATAAAATGGTAATGACTTTAGGTAGATTTGGTGTTTTAGCAGTGGCTGTGATAGCTTTTGTTATTTCTACTGATAAAAACTCAAGCGTATTAAGCATAGTAGCTTATGCTTGGGCAGGGTTTGGAGCAAGTTTTGGTTCTGTAATGCTCTTTTCGTTATTTTGGTCAAAAATGACTAGATATGCTGCTATTGCAGGTATGATTACAGGCGCAGTTGTGGTTGTAGCATATAAAAATTTCTTGGCTGAGTGGCTTAATTTTCCTATTTATGAAATCATTCCAGGATTTTTAGCTGCATCTATTGTGATTGTTTTAGTGAGCTTGGTTACAAAAGTGCGTCCAGGAACTAAAGCAGCTTATGAAACAATGTTAAAACATCTTTAA
- the yedF gene encoding sulfurtransferase-like selenium metabolism protein YedF: MIIHYSLNLEGEACPYPAIATIEALKELKSGEVLEILCDCPQSINSIPQDAKNRGFEILEINQDGPTLRFLIQKP; this comes from the coding sequence ATGATTATTCATTATAGTTTAAATTTAGAAGGTGAGGCTTGTCCATACCCTGCTATAGCTACTATTGAAGCCTTAAAAGAACTAAAATCAGGTGAAGTCTTAGAAATTTTATGTGATTGCCCGCAAAGTATCAATTCTATACCTCAAGATGCTAAAAATCGTGGTTTTGAAATTCTAGAAATAAATCAAGATGGTCCAACGCTTAGATTTTTAATTCAAAAGCCTTAA
- the yedE gene encoding selenium metabolism membrane protein YedE/FdhT — translation MHSFKQSFFINFWDNSKGMIMLGILSAIYFGIFGSVWAVTGEMTRWGGEFLEFFGMDLSSYSYYQKQNLSGSPLTRIDGIMLIGMFIGCLSAAFLANKFKWRLPASKIRIFQAIIGGILSGFGARLAFGCNLANFFTGLPYFSLHTWVFTLFMILGIYLAVKVCNLSPFKPKAKLQRVCKENQPLKTQNKTAKIYFYIGLGVFIIFITYVVFILQKQPLNIKNKESILPLALIFGFVFGFIISRAQICFTSCFRDLFLFGRDNAIKGALIGMIIACLIAFAFILQGHTNKIIEISPNIALGAFLFGFGIVFAGGCECGWMYRACEGQSHFIIVGIANIIGTMILALSYDYFPNFLTGGVKIHLLNEFGYFNGLVINLTLFAILFLFILKFKKSFFFKQNKKGKI, via the coding sequence ATGCATTCTTTCAAACAATCTTTTTTTATAAATTTTTGGGATAATTCCAAAGGCATGATTATGCTTGGAATTTTAAGTGCTATTTATTTTGGAATTTTTGGTAGCGTTTGGGCAGTCACTGGCGAAATGACGCGCTGGGGCGGAGAGTTTTTAGAATTTTTTGGTATGGACTTAAGCTCTTATTCTTATTATCAAAAGCAAAATTTAAGTGGCAGCCCCTTAACAAGAATTGATGGTATTATGCTTATAGGTATGTTTATAGGGTGTTTAAGCGCTGCATTTTTAGCAAATAAATTCAAATGGCGCTTACCTGCTAGCAAAATTCGAATTTTTCAAGCTATTATAGGTGGAATTTTATCTGGTTTTGGTGCAAGACTTGCCTTTGGTTGCAACTTGGCAAATTTTTTTACAGGTTTACCTTATTTTTCTTTGCATACTTGGGTTTTTACCTTATTTATGATTTTAGGGATTTATTTAGCTGTTAAAGTTTGCAATCTATCACCTTTTAAACCAAAAGCTAAATTACAACGTGTATGTAAAGAAAACCAACCGTTAAAAACACAAAATAAAACTGCAAAGATATATTTTTATATAGGACTTGGTGTATTTATAATTTTTATAACTTATGTTGTATTTATACTACAAAAACAGCCTTTAAATATTAAAAACAAAGAAAGTATTCTTCCTTTAGCGTTAATATTTGGCTTTGTTTTTGGTTTTATCATATCTAGAGCTCAAATTTGCTTTACTTCTTGCTTTAGAGATTTATTTTTATTTGGTAGGGATAATGCCATAAAGGGTGCTTTAATAGGTATGATTATAGCTTGTTTAATAGCTTTTGCATTTATCTTACAAGGGCACACTAACAAAATAATAGAAATATCACCAAATATTGCTTTAGGTGCTTTTTTATTTGGCTTTGGGATAGTTTTTGCCGGAGGATGCGAGTGTGGCTGGATGTATCGAGCTTGTGAAGGACAAAGTCATTTTATTATAGTGGGTATTGCAAATATTATTGGCACTATGATATTAGCTTTAAGCTACGATTATTTTCCAAATTTCTTAACAGGTGGAGTAAAGATTCATCTTTTAAATGAATTTGGTTATTTTAATGGCTTAGTAATCAATTTAACTTTATTTGCAATTTTATTTTTATTTATATTAAAGTTTAAAAAATCATTCTTTTTCAAACAAAATAAAAAAGGAAAAATATGA
- a CDS encoding adenylosuccinate synthase: protein MSKADIVVGIQWGDEGKGKIVDKLCENYDYVCRSAGGHNAGHTIWVDGIRYALHLMPSGVLNKQCINVIGNGVVVNPDVLISEMAQFENLEGRLFISDRAHLNLNHHALIDQARERLKGDKAIGTTGKGIGPSYEDKISRNGHRVGELLEPEKLCENLMKDFELKKTYFDVLGIAMPSYDEILKDLKRFKEVLAPYITDTTRMLWKALDEDKKVLLEGAQGSMLDIDHGTYPYVTSSTTISAGALSGLGLNPKEIGKVIGIVKAYTTRVGNGAFPSEDLGENGEKIGLIGKEIGVSTGRKRRCGWFDAVAVRYTARLNGLDTLSLMKLDVLDGFESVKICKAYEYKGQEIDYVPCDLENAKPIYEVMEGWDKVAGIRDYDLLPENAKKYIKRLEELSGVKVGYISTSPEREDTIIL from the coding sequence ATGAGTAAAGCAGATATTGTCGTTGGTATCCAATGGGGTGATGAGGGTAAAGGTAAGATAGTTGATAAACTATGTGAAAATTATGATTATGTTTGCAGGAGTGCAGGCGGACATAATGCAGGTCACACTATATGGGTTGATGGTATAAGATATGCTTTACATTTAATGCCATCAGGTGTTTTGAATAAGCAATGTATTAATGTTATAGGAAATGGAGTTGTAGTTAATCCCGATGTATTAATTAGCGAAATGGCTCAATTTGAAAATTTAGAAGGAAGATTATTTATAAGTGATAGAGCTCATTTAAATTTAAATCATCATGCTTTGATTGATCAAGCAAGAGAAAGACTTAAAGGCGATAAAGCTATAGGAACAACAGGCAAAGGCATAGGGCCAAGCTATGAAGATAAAATAAGTCGCAATGGACATAGAGTAGGGGAATTGCTAGAGCCTGAAAAACTTTGTGAAAATTTAATGAAAGATTTTGAACTTAAAAAAACTTATTTTGATGTTTTAGGTATTGCAATGCCTAGTTATGATGAAATTTTAAAAGATTTAAAACGCTTTAAAGAAGTGCTAGCGCCATATATTACAGATACCACGAGAATGCTTTGGAAAGCTTTGGATGAGGATAAAAAAGTATTGTTAGAAGGTGCACAAGGATCAATGCTTGATATTGATCATGGAACTTATCCTTATGTTACTAGTTCAACGACTATTTCAGCTGGGGCTTTAAGTGGTTTGGGTTTAAATCCAAAAGAAATTGGAAAAGTTATAGGTATAGTAAAAGCTTATACAACAAGAGTGGGAAATGGAGCTTTTCCAAGTGAAGATTTAGGTGAAAATGGTGAAAAAATAGGACTTATTGGTAAAGAAATCGGTGTAAGTACAGGTAGAAAAAGAAGATGTGGTTGGTTTGATGCGGTTGCGGTAAGATATACTGCAAGATTAAATGGCTTAGATACTTTATCATTGATGAAACTTGATGTGTTAGATGGTTTTGAAAGTGTTAAAATTTGTAAAGCTTATGAGTATAAGGGGCAAGAAATAGACTATGTGCCTTGTGATTTAGAAAATGCTAAACCTATTTATGAAGTAATGGAAGGTTGGGATAAAGTTGCAGGGATTAGGGATTATGATTTGTTACCTGAAAATGCTAAAAAATATATTAAGCGTTTGGAAGAATTAAGTGGTGTTAAAGTAGGTTATATCTCTACAAGCCCTGAAAGAGAAGATACTATCATTTTATGA
- a CDS encoding flagellar FliJ family protein has product MKSKYSSVIKLRKQQLDKAEANLTKTRQKLLQCEEELKEASKTCESLTLADKGSIALLRSSLKLQEIAREGKQRVKQKLDLTKKELAHHQHLYKKAHLEFEKIKVLENEELKKIQKTLQKEEEKFIDELAITRHFNKDK; this is encoded by the coding sequence ATGAAAAGCAAATATTCTTCTGTGATTAAGCTTAGAAAACAACAGCTTGATAAAGCAGAAGCAAATTTAACCAAAACAAGACAAAAGCTTTTGCAGTGTGAAGAAGAGCTTAAAGAAGCTTCAAAAACTTGCGAAAGCTTAACTTTAGCCGATAAGGGTTCGATAGCTTTGTTAAGATCGTCTTTAAAATTGCAAGAAATTGCAAGAGAAGGCAAGCAAAGGGTTAAACAAAAATTGGATTTAACCAAAAAAGAATTAGCGCATCATCAGCATTTATATAAAAAAGCTCATTTGGAATTTGAAAAAATCAAAGTTTTAGAAAATGAAGAATTAAAAAAGATTCAAAAAACCTTACAAAAAGAAGAAGAAAAATTTATAGATGAACTTGCTATAACAAGGCATTTTAATAAGGATAAATAA
- a CDS encoding MotE family protein — translation MKKIIFLLIFLNFVNAQQNCEQYFEARKEQMQEQIREYDEARQSLEAYRASFEALQKEKMQALVQKEADINASLEQIKSLKEQNERILKATRENLQAINDKTMGRITEIYAKMKDVAVAGILSEMEPDEASKILLSLDPRKISSIMAKMEPKKASDLTLLLKNLDQNASSQ, via the coding sequence ATGAAAAAAATAATATTTTTATTAATTTTTTTAAATTTTGTAAATGCGCAACAAAATTGTGAGCAATATTTTGAAGCAAGAAAAGAACAAATGCAAGAACAAATTAGAGAATATGACGAGGCAAGACAAAGTTTAGAAGCATATAGGGCATCTTTTGAAGCTTTGCAAAAAGAAAAAATGCAAGCTTTGGTACAAAAAGAAGCTGATATTAATGCAAGTTTAGAACAAATCAAAAGCTTAAAAGAACAAAATGAACGTATATTGAAAGCAACTAGAGAAAATCTCCAAGCGATTAATGATAAAACTATGGGGCGTATTACAGAAATCTATGCAAAAATGAAAGATGTGGCTGTTGCAGGTATATTAAGTGAAATGGAACCTGATGAAGCTTCAAAAATTCTACTTTCGCTAGATCCTAGAAAAATTTCATCCATTATGGCAAAAATGGAACCTAAGAAAGCTTCAGATTTAACACTACTTTTGAAAAATTTAGATCAAAATGCAAGTTCGCAGTAA
- a CDS encoding DUF507 family protein: protein MRIKPAHIPYIANKIILDLMHSSFVKIKDDSQKLLKIAKEIIEIDVLNERKLDEKAKELLESQEDEIEFMQIDRKSMFWMIKKKLANEFKFMLDSEDRYNNLSHKILENLVEEDLINYNVSENRVKNLIFSSIMSYLKEYENLEDLVYEKISNYKRKLIPGSEEYELVFEKLYQEELRKKGLL from the coding sequence ATGCGTATCAAACCAGCTCACATACCTTATATAGCAAATAAAATAATACTTGATTTAATGCATTCTTCTTTTGTTAAAATTAAAGATGATAGTCAAAAACTTTTAAAAATAGCAAAAGAGATTATAGAAATAGATGTTTTAAACGAGCGTAAGCTTGATGAAAAAGCAAAAGAGCTTTTAGAAAGCCAGGAAGATGAAATCGAGTTCATGCAAATAGATAGAAAAAGTATGTTTTGGATGATTAAGAAAAAATTAGCAAATGAGTTTAAATTTATGCTTGATAGTGAAGATAGATACAATAACCTTTCTCATAAAATTTTAGAAAATTTAGTAGAAGAGGATTTGATAAATTATAATGTATCAGAAAATCGTGTGAAAAATCTCATTTTCTCAAGTATTATGTCTTATTTAAAAGAGTATGAAAATTTAGAAGATTTGGTTTATGAAAAAATTTCAAATTATAAAAGAAAGCTTATCCCAGGTTCTGAAGAATATGAATTGGTGTTTGAAAAGCTTTACCAAGAAGAGCTTAGAAAAAAGGGACTTTTATGA
- the carA gene encoding glutamine-hydrolyzing carbamoyl-phosphate synthase small subunit: MKAYIYIENDVFLSAKAFGESGTFFGELVFNTSLTGYQEIISDPSYAGQFVVFSMPEIGIVGVNDEDNESKEVFASGMIIRELNEDYSNFRANDSLSAYLKNHGKIGLCEIDTRFLVKMIRDQGNLRAIISTEIKDKEELKKMLLSSAKIDEVNYVAQVSTKSSYKHSKGAWNHSNKTYENVKANGKKVAVIDYGVKENILNELVSVGLEVEVFPYNTKAKDLIDLYQKGAIHGVFLSNGPGEPKILKDEIAEIKKLAEAKIPMLGICLGHQLLSNAFGYETYKMKFGQHGANHPVINLTNNTVEITAQNHNYNVPEEIAEVATITHRNLFGDNVEGVKYKNYPIISVQHHPESSSGPHESKYIFKEFLELL; encoded by the coding sequence ATGAAAGCATATATTTATATAGAAAATGATGTTTTTTTAAGTGCAAAGGCTTTTGGAGAAAGTGGAACTTTTTTTGGTGAGCTTGTTTTTAATACTTCTTTAACGGGCTATCAAGAGATTATTTCTGATCCTTCATATGCGGGTCAATTTGTGGTTTTTTCAATGCCAGAAATTGGTATAGTTGGCGTTAATGATGAAGATAATGAAAGCAAAGAAGTTTTTGCTAGCGGTATGATTATAAGGGAATTAAATGAAGATTATTCTAATTTTAGAGCCAATGATTCTTTGAGTGCTTATTTGAAAAACCATGGCAAAATAGGACTTTGCGAAATTGATACTAGATTTTTGGTTAAAATGATTAGAGATCAAGGAAATTTAAGAGCTATAATATCTACTGAAATTAAAGACAAAGAAGAGCTTAAGAAAATGCTTCTTTCTAGTGCTAAAATCGATGAGGTAAATTATGTAGCACAAGTTAGCACTAAAAGCTCTTATAAGCATAGTAAAGGTGCTTGGAATCATAGCAACAAAACTTATGAGAATGTAAAAGCAAATGGTAAAAAAGTAGCTGTGATTGATTATGGTGTAAAAGAAAATATTTTAAATGAACTTGTGAGTGTAGGACTTGAAGTAGAGGTTTTTCCTTATAATACCAAGGCAAAAGATTTGATTGATTTATACCAAAAAGGTGCAATTCATGGGGTATTTTTATCCAATGGACCAGGTGAGCCAAAAATTTTAAAAGATGAAATTGCAGAGATTAAAAAATTAGCAGAAGCAAAAATTCCTATGCTAGGTATTTGTTTAGGGCACCAGCTTTTAAGTAATGCATTTGGTTATGAAACTTATAAGATGAAATTTGGTCAACATGGAGCAAATCATCCAGTAATTAATCTTACAAATAATACAGTAGAAATCACAGCGCAAAATCACAACTATAATGTTCCTGAAGAAATAGCAGAGGTTGCAACAATTACTCATAGAAATTTATTTGGTGATAATGTAGAGGGTGTAAAATACAAAAATTATCCTATCATTTCAGTACAACATCACCCAGAAAGCTCCTCAGGACCACATGAGAGCAAATACATCTTTAAAGAATTTTTAGAGCTTTTGTGA
- a CDS encoding sulfite exporter TauE/SafE family protein has translation MNLDFIALASIAFLSSFGHCYGMCGGFILAYTQLSKQIKLPFSLLIFSYHLSRIFAYVCLGVFFGFFGNLFSFSEFAKGIMLFTIGIFMVVLAFALIFKGKLLAFFESSLIFDCVIKKNISRLIQNKSLKSTIFLGFLNGFVPCGLVYFYIAFGMSVQNVYLSALIMLVFGLSTLPALVFFAYFSKTLSEKFQKTASLISYILIFFYGLYFSYIGFSLTR, from the coding sequence GTGAATTTAGATTTTATTGCTTTAGCGAGTATAGCTTTTCTTTCTAGCTTTGGACATTGTTATGGAATGTGCGGAGGTTTTATTTTAGCTTATACTCAGCTTTCAAAGCAGATCAAACTCCCTTTTTCTCTTTTGATTTTCTCTTATCATTTATCTAGAATTTTTGCCTATGTTTGTTTGGGCGTATTTTTTGGATTTTTTGGAAATTTATTTTCTTTTAGCGAATTTGCAAAAGGTATAATGCTTTTTACTATCGGGATTTTTATGGTGGTTTTAGCTTTTGCTTTAATTTTTAAAGGAAAATTGTTAGCTTTTTTTGAAAGCTCTTTAATTTTTGACTGTGTCATTAAAAAAAACATTTCAAGATTAATTCAAAATAAGTCTTTAAAAAGTACTATTTTTTTAGGCTTTTTAAATGGTTTTGTACCTTGTGGCTTGGTATATTTTTATATAGCTTTTGGAATGAGTGTACAAAATGTATACTTATCAGCGTTAATTATGCTTGTTTTTGGACTTTCAACACTGCCTGCTTTGGTATTTTTTGCTTATTTTTCTAAAACACTGAGTGAAAAATTTCAAAAAACAGCTAGTTTGATTTCTTATATTTTAATATTTTTTTATGGCTTGTATTTTTCTTATATAGGTTTTTCTTTAACTCGATAA
- the ccoN gene encoding cytochrome-c oxidase, cbb3-type subunit I: protein MHPGNALNYDYTVAKYFMFATLLFGVIGMAIGTLIAFQMAYPDLNYLAGEYGTFSRLRPLHTSGVIFGFMLSGIWATWYYIGQRVLKVSMAESSFLMFVGKLHFWLYMITMIIAVITLFAGISTSKEYAELEWPLDILVVLVWILWGVSIFGLIGIRREKTLYVSLWYYIATFLGIAMLYLFNNMAVPTYFVSGMGDWWHSVSMYAGTNDALVQWWYGHNAVAFVFTVGIIAQIYYFLPKESGQPIFSYKLSLFAFWGLMFVYLWAGGHHLIYSTVPDWMQTMGSVFSIVLILPSWGSAINILLTMKGEWSQLRESPLIKFMILASTFYMFSTLEGPILSIKSVNALAHFTDWIPGHVHDGTLGWVGFMTMAALYHMVPRMFKRELYSKSLMEAQFWIQTTGIVLYFSSMWIAGITQGMMWRATDEYGNLLYTFIDTVEAIVPYYWIRAVGGLLYLVGFFMFVYNIYKSISVGRVLDKEPKSASPMAA from the coding sequence ATGCACCCAGGAAATGCATTAAACTATGACTATACGGTTGCTAAATATTTTATGTTTGCTACCTTATTGTTTGGTGTTATTGGTATGGCTATTGGAACGCTTATTGCCTTTCAAATGGCTTATCCGGATTTAAACTATTTAGCTGGTGAGTATGGCACTTTTTCAAGACTTAGACCATTGCACACTTCAGGTGTAATTTTTGGTTTTATGCTCTCAGGAATTTGGGCTACTTGGTATTATATTGGTCAGCGTGTGCTAAAAGTTAGTATGGCAGAATCAAGCTTTTTAATGTTTGTTGGCAAACTACATTTTTGGCTTTATATGATCACTATGATTATAGCTGTTATTACTTTGTTTGCAGGTATTAGTACTTCAAAAGAATACGCAGAGCTTGAATGGCCACTTGATATATTGGTAGTTTTAGTTTGGATTTTATGGGGTGTAAGTATTTTTGGGCTTATTGGAATTCGCCGTGAAAAAACTTTATACGTTTCACTTTGGTATTATATAGCTACCTTCTTAGGTATAGCAATGCTTTATCTATTTAATAATATGGCTGTACCAACATACTTTGTAAGTGGAATGGGCGATTGGTGGCATAGTGTTTCTATGTATGCAGGAACTAATGATGCGTTAGTTCAATGGTGGTATGGACACAATGCTGTTGCATTTGTATTTACTGTTGGTATTATTGCTCAAATTTATTATTTCTTACCAAAAGAAAGTGGTCAGCCAATTTTCTCATATAAGTTATCTTTATTTGCGTTTTGGGGCTTAATGTTTGTTTATCTATGGGCAGGTGGACACCACTTGATTTATTCTACTGTGCCTGATTGGATGCAAACTATGGGTTCAGTTTTTTCAATTGTACTTATTTTACCTTCTTGGGGTTCAGCAATTAATATCTTGCTTACTATGAAAGGTGAGTGGAGTCAACTAAGAGAAAGTCCGTTGATTAAATTTATGATTTTAGCTTCAACTTTCTATATGTTCTCAACTTTAGAAGGTCCTATTCTTTCTATTAAATCAGTTAATGCATTAGCACACTTTACAGATTGGATTCCGGGACATGTTCATGATGGTACTTTAGGTTGGGTTGGCTTTATGACTATGGCAGCACTTTATCATATGGTGCCTAGAATGTTTAAAAGAGAACTATATAGCAAATCATTAATGGAAGCTCAATTTTGGATTCAAACTACAGGTATAGTATTGTACTTTAGTTCTATGTGGATAGCAGGTATTACTCAAGGTATGATGTGGAGAGCTACTGATGAGTATGGTAACTTACTTTATACTTTCATTGATACTGTTGAAGCTATTGTTCCTTATTATTGGATTAGAGCTGTGGGTGGCTTGTTATACTTAGTAGGATTTTTCATGTTTGTTTATAATATTTATAAATCAATTTCAGTGGGTAGAGTGCTTGATAAAGAGCCAAAAAGTGCTTCACCTATGGCAGCATAA
- the ccoO gene encoding cytochrome-c oxidase, cbb3-type subunit II: MFSWLEKNPFFFAVAVFIVIAYAGIVEVLPDFAQNARPIEGKKPYTVLQLAGRHAYIKESCNACHSQLIRPFKSETDRYGMYSVSGEYAYDRPFLWGSKRTGPDLLRIGNFRTTDWHENHMWDPVSVVPGSIMPAYKHMFSNNANIETAYAEALTVKKVFNVPYDTENGTKLGTWEEAQAEVKAEAQVIVDQMKNQDVKDAFARGEIREIVALIAYLNSLK; the protein is encoded by the coding sequence ATGTTTAGTTGGTTAGAAAAAAATCCATTCTTTTTTGCTGTGGCAGTATTTATAGTGATTGCATATGCAGGTATTGTAGAAGTTTTACCTGATTTTGCTCAGAATGCAAGACCAATTGAAGGTAAAAAGCCTTATACAGTTTTACAACTTGCAGGACGTCATGCTTATATTAAAGAAAGTTGTAATGCATGTCATTCACAACTTATTCGTCCTTTTAAATCAGAAACAGATCGTTATGGCATGTATTCAGTTAGTGGCGAATATGCTTATGATAGACCATTTTTATGGGGCTCAAAAAGAACAGGGCCTGATTTATTGCGTATAGGTAATTTTAGAACAACAGATTGGCATGAAAATCACATGTGGGATCCAGTTTCAGTTGTCCCTGGTTCTATTATGCCAGCTTATAAACATATGTTTAGCAATAATGCAAATATAGAAACAGCTTATGCAGAAGCACTAACTGTAAAAAAAGTTTTCAATGTGCCTTATGATACTGAAAATGGTACAAAACTAGGTACTTGGGAAGAGGCTCAAGCAGAAGTTAAAGCAGAAGCTCAAGTTATAGTAGATCAAATGAAAAATCAAGATGTTAAAGATGCGTTTGCTAGAGGTGAAATTAGAGAGATTGTAGCTTTGATTGCGTATCTTAACAGCTTAAAATAG
- a CDS encoding cytochrome c oxidase, cbb3-type, CcoQ subunit, whose translation MDLELIRELQAYGFFALVVFLVVVLYSYWFHLYRSEKTGRRNYEKYADLALHDEISDRVLEQNKRSA comes from the coding sequence ATGGATTTAGAACTAATAAGAGAGCTACAAGCTTATGGTTTTTTTGCTCTTGTAGTATTTTTAGTGGTAGTTTTGTATTCTTATTGGTTTCATTTGTATAGATCTGAAAAAACAGGTAGAAGAAACTATGAAAAATACGCTGATTTGGCATTGCATGATGAAATCAGCGATCGTGTTTTAGAGCAAAATAAAAGGAGTGCTTAA